A region from the Vicia villosa cultivar HV-30 ecotype Madison, WI linkage group LG3, Vvil1.0, whole genome shotgun sequence genome encodes:
- the LOC131661654 gene encoding ABC transporter F family member 3, whose protein sequence is MTEVARTVVHEVLGDGIIDVDEPIVSYIVNVLADEDFDFGLDGEGTFDALGDLLVAAGCVPDFSECRSVCSKISDRFGKHGLVKAKPTVRSLAAPFRMNEGLDDGEAPKRKPEPVDGPLLSERDKLKIERRKRKDERQREAKFQLHLAEMEAVRAGMPVACVKHESGGGHTVKDIHMDNFTISVGGHDLIVDGSVTLSFGRHYGLVGRNGTGKTTFLRHMAMHAIDGIPRNCQILHVEQEVVGDNTSALQCVLNTDIERAQLLEEEAQLIAKQREAEESTEKGNDANGAVKGDAISQRLEQIYKRLELIDADAAESRAASILAGLSFSPEMQKKATKTFSGGWRMRIALARALFIEPDMLLLDEPTNHLDLHAVLWLESYLVKWPKTFIVVSHAREFLNTVVTDIIHLQNQKLTTYKGNYDTFERTREEQIKNQQKAVEAHERSRAHMQTFIDKFRYNAKRASLVQSRIKALDRLGHVDAIINDPDYKFEFPTPDDRPGAPIISFSDASFGYPGGPILFRNLNFGIDLDSRIAMVGPNGIGKSTILKLIAGELQPSSGTVFRSAKVRIAVFSQHHVDGLDLSSNPLLYMMRCYPGVPEQKLRGHLGSFGVTGNLALQPMYTLSGGQKSRVAFAKITFKKPHIILLDEPSNHLDLDAVEALIQGLVLFQGGILMVSHDEHLISGSVEELWIVSEGRVAPFHGSFGEYKRLLHSS, encoded by the exons ATGACGGAGGTGGCGAGAACAGTGGTTCATGAGGTTTTAGGAGATGGAATCATCGACGTCGATGAACCAATTGTCAGTTACATCGTTAACGTCCTCGCCGACGAGGACTTCGACTTCGGACTCGACGGCGAAGGCACCTTCGATGCTCTCGGAGATCTCCTCGTCGCCGCCGGATGTGTCCCCGACTTCTCCGAGTGTCGCTCC GTATGCAGCAAAATTTCAGATAGGTTTGGGAAGCACGGTTTGGTGAAGGCGAAGCCGACAGTACGAAGCCTTGCCGCGCCGTTTCGTATGAACGAGGGATTAGATGACGGTGAAGCTCCGAAGAGGAAGCCGGAGCCTGTCGACGGTCCTCTTTTGTCGGAACGCGATAAATTGAAGATCGAAAGGAGAAAGAGGAAAGACGAACGACAGAGAGAG GCTAAGTTCCAATTGCATTTGGCGGAGATGGAAGCGGTGAGAGCAGGGATGCCTGTTGCGTGTGTGAAGCACGAGAGCGGTGGTGGACACACTGTGAAGGATATTCATATGGATAATTTCACTATCTCTGTTGGTGGCCATGATCTCATTGTTGATGGTTCTGTTACACTCTCTTTTGGAAGACACTATG GGCTTGTTGGCAGAAATGGGACGGGAAAAACAACTTTCCTAAGGCATATGGCCATGCATGCCATAGACGGCATTCCCAGGAATTGTCAGATATTGCACGTTGAGCAAGAAGTCGTTGGTGATAATACATCCGCCTTACAGTGTGTTCTTAATACTGACATTGAAAGAGCCCAACTTCTGGAGGAAGAAGCTCAATTAATAGCCAAACAG AGAGAAGCGGAGGAGAGTACCGAAAAGGGCAATGATGCAAATGGAGCTGTGAAAGGCGATGCTATTTCACAAAGACTCGAGCAAATATACAAGAGGCTCGAGTTAATTGATGCTGATGCCGCCGAGTCACGGGCAGCATCTATACTTGCG GGTCTGAGTTTCTCTCCTGAGATGCAGAAGAAGGCAACAAAAACATTTTCTGGAGGATGGAGGATGCGTATAGCTCTTGCTCGTGCACTGTTTATAGAGCCTGATATGTTGCTTCTTGATGAACCTACG AACCATCTTGATCTTCACGCTGTCTTATGGCTTGAATCGTACTTGGTTAAATGGCCAAAAACATTTATTGTTGTTTCTCATGCTAGAGAATTTTTAAACACG GTAGTTACTGATATTATTCACTTACAAAACCAAAAGTTAACTACTTATAAAGGAAATTATGATACTTTTGAGAGGACTCGGGAAGAACAAATTAAAAACCAACAGAAAGCAGTAGAGGCACATGAGCGCTCAAGAGCTCATATGCAG ACCTTCATTGACAAGTTCCGTTATAATGCCAAGAGGGCATCACTTGTTCAATCTAGAATCAAG GCTCTGGATCGATTGGGCCATGTAGATGCAATTATTAATGATCCTGA CTACAAGTTTGAGTTCCCAACTCCTGATGATAGACCAGGTGCACCTATAATAAGTTTCAG CGATGCATCATTTGGTTATCCTGGAGGACCCATTCTATTTAGAAATTTGAACTTTGGGATTGATCTTGACAGCCGTATTGCAA TGGTTGGACCGAATGGTATTGGTAAATCTACTATACTTAAGTTAATTGCTGGGGAGTTACAGCCAAGTTCTGGGACTGTCTTCCGTTCTGCCAAG GTTCGTATAGCAGTTTTCAGTCAGCACCATGTTGACGGACTTGACTTATCTTCAAATCCTCTTCTCTATATGATGCGCTGCTATCCT GGAGTTCCAGAGCAGAAACTTCGTGGTCACTTAGGTTCTTTTGGTGTAACCGGAAATCTTGCACTTCAACCGATGTATACTTTGTCAG GGGGTCAGAAAAGTAGAGTTGCCTTTGCAAAGATTACTTTTAAGAAGCCACACATAATATTGCTTGATGAGCCATCCAATCATCTG GATTTGGATGCTGTTGAGGCGCTGATTCAAGGTCTTGTGCTGTTCCAAGGAGGCATTCTCATG GTGAGTCACGACGAGCATCTCATCTCTGGTAGCGTGGAGGAGCTATGGATTGTATCCGAGGGAAGAGTGGCACCATTCCATGGCTCCTTCGGAGAGTATAAGAGGCTACTTCATTCATCTTAG